In the Flavobacterium acetivorans genome, one interval contains:
- a CDS encoding DUF5103 domain-containing protein, protein MLKSFLQKIILLLFITSAAAQVENEVSPPYNIKTVSFVQNNQNAIPIFPLGSGFQLQFDDLFGNEADYFYEIIHCDYNWIPTDIPKNEYLQGFDNQRIQDYTNSFNTLQIYSHYKLAIPNQHTQQLLISGNYMLKVLNSDRELVFSRKFILHEDVASVPIQVKRARTVPNLESKQNLEFTIKSKIITFQNPLKNIKVVLLQNGKFNSAIKNIKPQYTIGNDLIYKYDAETQFWAGNEFLYFENKDIRAANNNVSRVDSSTDIYNSYLYTNNARTNFPYSITQDINGNFVVRNLNAANDEIEADYAWVYFSLSAPTFRLNKDIYINGMFNNYSLTPEYKMDYNPKKGIYEKALLIKQGFTNFEYTVADTNKKIDYPNAIDGNFYQTENDYTILVYYRENTDRYDRVIGKGTTNSTNIIN, encoded by the coding sequence ATGCTTAAATCTTTTTTACAAAAAATAATCCTACTCCTTTTTATTACTTCAGCTGCTGCCCAAGTAGAGAATGAAGTAAGCCCACCATATAACATAAAAACAGTTTCGTTTGTCCAAAACAATCAAAATGCAATTCCAATATTCCCATTAGGAAGTGGATTTCAATTGCAGTTTGATGATTTATTTGGAAATGAAGCCGATTATTTTTATGAAATTATCCATTGTGACTACAACTGGATTCCTACTGATATCCCAAAAAATGAATATCTACAGGGTTTTGACAATCAAAGAATCCAGGACTATACAAATTCTTTCAACACCTTACAAATTTACTCGCATTACAAATTAGCAATTCCCAATCAGCACACCCAGCAATTGCTTATTAGCGGGAATTACATGCTCAAAGTTTTAAACAGCGATAGAGAACTTGTCTTTTCGAGAAAATTCATCCTTCATGAAGATGTAGCAAGCGTTCCTATCCAAGTAAAAAGAGCCCGAACTGTACCTAATTTAGAATCCAAGCAAAACTTAGAGTTCACTATAAAATCAAAAATTATCACGTTCCAAAACCCTCTAAAAAACATCAAAGTAGTATTGCTTCAAAACGGAAAATTCAACTCCGCCATTAAAAACATCAAACCTCAATACACCATTGGCAATGATTTAATTTACAAATACGATGCAGAAACCCAGTTTTGGGCAGGAAATGAATTTTTATATTTTGAAAACAAAGATATAAGAGCTGCTAACAACAATGTGTCACGAGTGGACTCAAGTACTGATATTTACAATTCTTATCTATACACAAACAATGCCCGAACAAATTTCCCTTATTCCATCACCCAAGATATTAATGGAAACTTTGTTGTTCGAAACTTAAATGCAGCAAATGATGAAATTGAAGCGGATTATGCTTGGGTATACTTTAGTCTTTCTGCCCCAACTTTCCGTTTAAATAAAGACATTTACATCAATGGTATGTTCAACAATTACAGCCTGACCCCAGAATACAAAATGGACTATAACCCAAAAAAAGGGATTTATGAAAAAGCTCTTTTAATCAAACAAGGATTTACAAATTTTGAATATACTGTGGCTGACACCAATAAAAAAATTGACTACCCAAATGCCATAGATGGTAATTTCTACCAAACGGAAAATGATTACACCATTTTAGTTTATTACCGAGAAAATACCGATCGATACGATCGTGTAATTGGAAAAGGCACTACAAATTCAACAAATATCATCAACTAA
- a CDS encoding carboxypeptidase-like regulatory domain-containing protein, whose product MKTNNILLIFLVLLCQISFGQLKEIEIQGRIRADSSSVEAVNIVNTRTSKTTVSDKNGTFSLFVKEGDLLVFSAVNLVTLRRRINAQDLVVDVIKVQMALKNIPLKEVIINENSHITAENLRIIPYGQKKYTAAERKMYTATSGGGIDGLLNTISGRKKMLKKEIVVEGKETVLNRLEYLFEDEYYVEELKIPQDYIRGFQYYCVEDNGFVAALAAKNKTLTKFLITTLALKYNKIIKDEN is encoded by the coding sequence TTGAAAACAAATAATATTCTATTAATTTTTCTGGTTTTATTATGCCAAATTTCTTTTGGACAATTAAAAGAAATTGAAATTCAGGGAAGAATTCGTGCCGATTCCAGTTCTGTGGAGGCGGTTAATATTGTCAATACAAGAACTTCTAAAACCACTGTTTCAGATAAAAATGGGACTTTTTCGCTTTTTGTAAAAGAAGGAGATCTTTTGGTCTTTTCTGCCGTAAATCTCGTAACTTTACGTAGGAGAATCAATGCACAAGATTTAGTGGTGGATGTGATTAAGGTTCAAATGGCGTTGAAAAACATCCCCTTGAAGGAAGTGATTATCAATGAAAATTCGCATATAACGGCTGAAAACTTAAGAATTATTCCTTATGGTCAAAAGAAATATACAGCTGCCGAAAGGAAAATGTATACCGCTACATCAGGTGGAGGGATTGATGGTTTGCTGAATACTATTTCGGGCAGGAAGAAGATGCTAAAAAAGGAAATTGTTGTAGAGGGAAAAGAGACGGTATTGAATAGATTAGAGTATCTTTTTGAAGATGAATATTATGTTGAAGAATTAAAGATTCCACAAGATTATATTCGGGGATTTCAATATTACTGCGTAGAGGATAACGGTTTTGTGGCGGCTTTAGCAGCTAAAAATAAAACTTTGACAAAGTTTTTAATTACCACTTTGGCTTTGAAATACAATAAAATCATAAAAGATGAAAACTAA
- the map gene encoding type I methionyl aminopeptidase — MIIVKSREEIELMRESALIVSKTLGMIASEIKEGVTTLYLDKLAEEFIRDHGAVPSFLGLYGFPNSLCMSPNSQVVHGIPNNKPLESGDVISVDCGAYKNGYHGDHAYSFEIGEVAPEVKKLLQVTKESLYVGIREFRLGNRVEDVGNAIQKYTEAHGYGVVRELVGHGVGQKMHEDPEMPNYGKRGRGKLFIEGMVVAIEPMINLGTRNIKQHKDGWTITTADGKPSAHFEHDVAIIDGKPEILSTFGYIYKALGIVSNEEDEFRKTPLVL; from the coding sequence ATGATTATAGTTAAATCACGTGAAGAAATAGAATTAATGCGCGAAAGCGCATTAATCGTGTCAAAAACATTAGGAATGATTGCTTCTGAAATCAAAGAAGGAGTAACCACTTTATATCTTGACAAATTAGCCGAAGAATTCATTCGTGACCACGGAGCTGTTCCAAGTTTCCTTGGTTTATACGGATTCCCAAATTCACTCTGTATGAGCCCAAATTCTCAGGTAGTACACGGAATCCCAAATAACAAACCATTAGAAAGTGGCGATGTCATATCGGTGGATTGTGGCGCTTACAAAAATGGATATCATGGGGATCATGCCTACAGTTTTGAAATTGGCGAAGTAGCTCCTGAGGTAAAAAAATTATTACAGGTAACCAAAGAATCTTTATACGTTGGAATCAGAGAATTCAGACTTGGTAACCGCGTGGAAGATGTTGGAAATGCTATTCAAAAATATACCGAAGCACACGGTTACGGTGTTGTTCGTGAATTAGTAGGACATGGAGTTGGTCAAAAAATGCATGAAGATCCAGAAATGCCTAATTACGGAAAACGTGGTCGCGGAAAACTTTTTATCGAAGGAATGGTTGTTGCCATTGAACCGATGATTAACTTGGGAACTCGCAACATCAAACAACACAAAGATGGCTGGACAATTACCACCGCTGACGGAAAACCAAGCGCCCATTTTGAACATGATGTAGCTATTATTGACGGAAAGCCAGAAATACTATCTACTTTTGGATACATCTATAAAGCATTAGGAATTGTGAGTAACGAAGAGGATGAATTTAGAAAAACACCTTTAGTTCTGTAA
- a CDS encoding class I SAM-dependent methyltransferase, whose translation MKKLFKLVLNTIPRPLLIRLSYVARPIIAFSLKGNKYTDPIDGKSFKSMLPYGYETQRNNVLSPSTLSLERHRLLWLYLNEETDFFTSKEKKKVLHFAPEQAFYKLFRKQKNLDYTTTDLFSPLADVKADICDLPFEDNQYDVILCNHVLEHIPDDTKAMQELFRVLKPGGMAVLQIPQDLSRAITFADDTITDQKERAKIFGQYDHVRIYGRDYFDKLRSIGFKVVEEDYTNKISPELVEKYCLAKGEIIPVCFK comes from the coding sequence ATGAAAAAACTCTTCAAACTCGTACTCAATACCATACCTCGCCCATTACTTATTCGTTTAAGTTATGTTGCGCGTCCTATTATCGCTTTTTCATTAAAAGGAAATAAATATACCGATCCTATTGACGGAAAAAGTTTTAAATCGATGTTGCCTTATGGATACGAAACACAACGCAACAATGTGCTTTCGCCAAGTACACTTTCACTCGAAAGACACCGATTACTTTGGTTGTATTTGAACGAGGAAACTGATTTTTTTACTTCTAAAGAAAAAAAGAAAGTCCTGCATTTTGCACCCGAACAGGCTTTTTATAAATTATTCAGAAAACAAAAAAACCTGGATTATACCACAACCGATTTGTTTTCGCCTTTGGCCGATGTAAAAGCTGATATTTGTGATTTGCCTTTCGAGGACAATCAATACGATGTCATTTTGTGCAATCACGTTTTAGAGCACATTCCGGATGACACCAAAGCAATGCAGGAGTTATTCCGGGTTTTAAAACCCGGCGGAATGGCCGTTTTACAAATTCCGCAAGATTTATCAAGAGCCATAACATTTGCAGATGACACGATTACAGACCAAAAAGAGCGCGCTAAGATATTTGGGCAATACGATCACGTTCGAATTTACGGACGCGATTATTTTGATAAATTAAGAAGCATTGGCTTTAAAGTAGTTGAAGAAGATTACACAAACAAAATCTCGCCAGAATTAGTAGAGAAATATTGTTTAGCAAAAGGGGAAATTATCCCTGTTTGTTTTAAATAG
- the gpmI gene encoding 2,3-bisphosphoglycerate-independent phosphoglycerate mutase, translating into MNKKVILMILDGWGKSPDPKVSAIDNANIPFINSLYKNYPSAQLRTDGLNVGLPEGQMGNSEVGHMNLGAGRIVYQDLAKINLAVANKTLAKEQVLKDAFQYAKDNNKKVHFLGLVSDGGVHSHTSHLRGLIDATQDYGLKDVFVHAFTDGRDVDPKSGKKYIQDLENYIANTSVKIASVIGRYYAMDRDKRWERVKLAYDLIVNGTGTHSKNLDVSIEESYKNDITDEFIHPIVMVDENDKPLATIQDDDVVIFFNFRTDRGRELTEVLSQTDCHEQNMHKLNLYYVTLTNYDETYKNVKVVYNKDNITETLGEVLEKANKKQIRIAETEKYPHVTFFFSGGREEPFIGESRILKNSPKVATYDLQPEMSAYELTDALVPELEKGEVDFVCLNFANGDMVGHTGIMSAAIKACEAVDKCVEKVITAALTNDYTTIVIADHGNCETMINPDGSPNTAHTTNPVPIILVDKDLKVIHDGVLGDIAPTVLDLMGIEKPEVMTCHSLL; encoded by the coding sequence ATGAACAAGAAAGTAATTCTAATGATTTTAGACGGTTGGGGAAAATCGCCCGACCCTAAAGTTTCTGCAATTGACAATGCCAATATTCCATTCATAAACAGTCTTTACAAGAATTATCCAAGCGCCCAACTTAGAACTGATGGTTTAAATGTAGGTTTGCCGGAAGGCCAAATGGGAAATAGCGAAGTAGGACATATGAACCTGGGTGCCGGAAGAATCGTATATCAGGATTTAGCCAAAATAAATCTGGCTGTGGCCAATAAAACTTTAGCAAAAGAGCAAGTACTTAAAGATGCTTTTCAATACGCCAAAGACAATAATAAAAAAGTACATTTCTTAGGATTGGTTTCTGATGGTGGGGTTCATTCGCATACTTCTCATCTAAGAGGTTTGATTGACGCAACCCAAGATTATGGTTTGAAAGATGTATTCGTTCATGCCTTTACTGATGGTCGTGATGTTGATCCAAAATCTGGAAAAAAATACATTCAGGATCTGGAAAATTATATTGCAAATACTTCGGTAAAAATTGCTTCGGTAATTGGAAGATATTACGCAATGGATCGTGACAAGCGTTGGGAAAGAGTGAAACTTGCCTATGATTTAATTGTAAACGGAACAGGAACTCATTCCAAAAATCTTGATGTATCCATAGAAGAAAGTTACAAAAATGACATTACAGATGAATTCATCCATCCTATTGTCATGGTAGACGAAAATGACAAACCGCTGGCAACAATTCAAGACGATGATGTTGTTATTTTCTTTAACTTCAGAACCGACAGAGGAAGAGAATTAACAGAAGTATTAAGCCAAACAGATTGTCATGAACAAAACATGCACAAGTTGAACTTGTATTATGTTACCCTTACTAATTATGACGAAACCTATAAAAATGTAAAAGTCGTTTACAATAAAGACAACATCACCGAAACCTTAGGAGAAGTATTAGAAAAAGCGAACAAAAAACAAATACGAATTGCCGAGACTGAGAAATACCCTCACGTGACTTTCTTCTTCTCAGGAGGAAGAGAGGAACCTTTTATTGGCGAAAGCCGCATTTTAAAAAACTCTCCAAAAGTCGCTACTTACGATTTGCAACCGGAAATGAGCGCTTATGAATTGACAGACGCCTTAGTTCCTGAACTTGAAAAAGGAGAAGTGGATTTTGTTTGCCTTAATTTTGCCAACGGAGACATGGTTGGCCATACCGGAATTATGAGTGCCGCCATCAAAGCCTGTGAAGCTGTAGACAAATGCGTCGAAAAAGTAATTACCGCCGCCCTAACCAACGATTACACCACAATTGTAATTGCCGATCACGGAAACTGCGAAACCATGATTAATCCTGACGGAAGCCCAAACACGGCTCACACAACCAATCCGGTTCCAATTATTTTAGTAGACAAAGATTTGAAAGTGATTCATGATGGTGTTTTAGGCGATATTGCTCCAACGGTGCTGGATTTAATGGGAATCGAAAAACCGGAGGTAATGACTTGTCATTCTCTTTTATAA
- a CDS encoding murein L,D-transpeptidase catalytic domain family protein, with protein sequence MIYKICPALLLMFISLSPNKFFLPEIKKTSAVELIKSSSDNDEEKVYSKLNSDQYPLPKLESFTQALKGFNRLKEKGLISKNILTLIDFSLSSNSKRLWVIDLNTNKILYNTLVAHGRNTGDEFAASFSNVAESFKSSLGFYVTGEIYNGKHGNSLRLDGLEKGINSNARERAVVIHGADYVSDSFIKNNKRLGRSLGCPAVPLPLVDGIIQTIKDKSCLFIYYPSQSYIETSKLVS encoded by the coding sequence ATGATTTATAAAATTTGTCCCGCTTTATTGCTAATGTTTATTTCGTTGTCACCAAACAAGTTTTTCTTACCGGAAATTAAAAAAACCAGTGCGGTAGAATTGATTAAATCGAGTTCTGACAATGATGAAGAAAAGGTTTATAGTAAATTGAATTCGGATCAATACCCTTTGCCTAAATTAGAAAGTTTTACACAGGCTTTAAAAGGCTTTAATCGATTAAAAGAGAAAGGCTTGATTAGTAAAAACATATTGACACTAATTGATTTTAGTTTGTCATCTAATTCCAAAAGGCTTTGGGTGATTGATTTGAATACGAATAAAATTTTATATAATACTTTAGTCGCACACGGAAGAAATACTGGTGATGAATTTGCGGCTAGTTTTTCTAATGTGGCAGAATCTTTCAAAAGTAGTTTAGGGTTTTATGTCACAGGAGAAATATACAATGGAAAACACGGTAATTCATTGCGTTTGGATGGCTTAGAAAAGGGTATCAATAGTAATGCTAGAGAAAGAGCCGTTGTCATTCATGGAGCCGATTATGTGTCGGATTCCTTTATAAAAAACAATAAAAGATTAGGAAGGAGCTTAGGTTGTCCTGCGGTACCTTTGCCGCTAGTTGATGGTATTATACAAACAATTAAAGACAAATCTTGTTTGTTTATTTACTATCCGTCTCAAAGCTATATAGAAACTTCGAAATTAGTTTCTTGA
- a CDS encoding GNAT family N-acetyltransferase, producing the protein MYSIQKISAQDTYSVRHPVLRKGKPTTTCYFDGDDLATTSHFGFFADQELVGVLSLFKKTNTLFLEKEQSQIRGMAILENQQKKGFGEALVQYCEKDCISKKVPLIWFNARIQAVGFYQKLGYSIKGNPFEIENIGEHVVMFKKLI; encoded by the coding sequence ATGTATTCTATCCAAAAAATCAGTGCTCAGGACACTTATTCAGTCCGCCACCCTGTCCTTAGAAAAGGAAAACCTACAACTACTTGCTACTTTGATGGGGATGATTTAGCAACAACTTCTCATTTTGGCTTTTTCGCAGACCAAGAATTAGTTGGAGTCCTTTCACTATTTAAAAAAACTAACACTCTATTCTTAGAAAAAGAACAAAGTCAGATTCGAGGCATGGCCATTTTAGAAAATCAGCAAAAGAAAGGATTTGGAGAAGCACTAGTCCAGTATTGTGAAAAAGATTGCATTTCAAAAAAAGTCCCTTTGATATGGTTCAATGCTCGAATTCAAGCTGTAGGATTCTATCAGAAATTAGGATACTCCATAAAAGGGAATCCATTTGAAATTGAAAACATTGGCGAACATGTTGTTATGTTCAAAAAACTGATTTAG
- the apaG gene encoding Co2+/Mg2+ efflux protein ApaG — MVTQITRGIKISVLTSFEGTYFKNYKIHFAFSYQITIENHSKDSVQLISRHWEIFDSLNDVEIVDGEGVIGKKPVLKPGERHTYSSGCLLSSPFGSMKGYFNMINFTSTKNFKVFVPTFRLCAPFALN; from the coding sequence ATGGTAACTCAAATTACAAGAGGTATAAAAATATCAGTATTGACTAGTTTTGAAGGAACCTACTTCAAAAACTACAAAATTCACTTTGCCTTTAGTTACCAAATCACAATTGAAAACCACAGTAAAGATTCTGTTCAACTGATATCTCGCCATTGGGAAATATTTGACTCTTTAAATGATGTCGAAATTGTTGACGGAGAGGGAGTTATTGGAAAAAAACCTGTTTTAAAACCAGGCGAACGCCACACCTATAGTTCCGGCTGCTTACTATCATCTCCTTTCGGCTCGATGAAAGGCTATTTTAACATGATTAATTTCACAAGCACAAAAAACTTCAAAGTTTTCGTACCTACCTTTAGGTTATGCGCACCATTTGCGTTAAATTAA
- the pepE gene encoding dipeptidase PepE codes for MKNIIIASTSTLHGGEYLDYILPELQNHFKNCKTILFIPYARPSGISHEDYTAKVALAFAKINIAVKGIHEFENAAEAVQKAEGIFTGGGNTFLLVTQLYKNEIMTILAETVKIGTPYLGTSAGSNICGLTMQTTNDMPIIYPPSFKTLGLIPFNINAHYLDSDSQSTHMGETRETRIKEFHVFNTIPVLGLREGSWLEVKDDKTLLKGNLSARLFRQNQIPVEIESGTDISDLK; via the coding sequence ATGAAAAACATAATTATTGCTAGCACATCTACCCTACATGGTGGGGAGTATCTAGACTATATTTTGCCCGAATTACAGAATCATTTCAAAAACTGCAAAACGATTCTTTTCATTCCCTATGCAAGACCAAGTGGTATTTCGCACGAAGATTACACTGCAAAAGTAGCTTTGGCTTTCGCCAAAATAAACATAGCCGTAAAAGGAATACACGAATTTGAAAACGCAGCAGAAGCAGTTCAAAAAGCAGAAGGAATTTTCACAGGAGGCGGAAATACTTTTTTATTGGTAACCCAATTATACAAAAACGAAATCATGACCATTCTTGCCGAAACGGTAAAAATTGGAACTCCTTATTTAGGTACCAGCGCCGGAAGCAACATTTGCGGATTGACTATGCAAACTACAAATGACATGCCTATCATCTACCCGCCCAGCTTCAAGACTTTGGGATTAATTCCTTTTAACATAAATGCACATTACCTGGATTCTGATAGTCAATCAACCCACATGGGCGAAACACGCGAAACAAGAATAAAAGAGTTTCATGTTTTCAACACTATTCCCGTTTTAGGACTAAGAGAAGGAAGCTGGCTGGAAGTAAAAGACGATAAAACACTTTTAAAAGGCAATCTAAGCGCACGTCTTTTTAGACAAAACCAGATTCCCGTAGAAATAGAAAGCGGAACTGATATTAGTGATTTAAAATAA
- a CDS encoding carboxypeptidase-like regulatory domain-containing protein translates to MKTKTTIILFTLFCQFCFAQVGERKTLKGQVRNDLVPVENVIVFNVNSQTGTVVNQYGFFTIPAKANDTLVFSSLAFKSKRIVLSEKEFINPLFVVKLDVFTNELAEVLVLAKKELNPISGNTQKYVDVKYFDDEKSSPKNRTMPPVGGIENGMDFVRIYKDVLKVLRKNNPKKVDFYQETSFSELALKRINYSFFANTLKLNDDEIKLFLVFCENDPKSRFLMKPSEEFQLIDFLVTKNKEYKSVTALEK, encoded by the coding sequence ATGAAAACTAAAACAACAATAATACTATTCACTTTGTTCTGTCAATTTTGTTTTGCTCAAGTAGGAGAGAGAAAGACATTGAAGGGTCAGGTGAGGAATGATCTGGTACCCGTAGAAAATGTGATTGTTTTTAATGTTAATTCTCAAACGGGGACGGTCGTTAATCAGTATGGTTTCTTTACTATTCCGGCTAAAGCAAATGATACTTTGGTTTTTTCGAGTTTGGCATTTAAATCTAAGAGGATTGTTCTCTCAGAGAAGGAATTTATCAATCCACTGTTTGTGGTAAAATTGGATGTTTTCACAAATGAATTGGCTGAGGTATTAGTTTTAGCCAAAAAAGAACTGAATCCAATTAGTGGTAATACCCAGAAATATGTAGATGTTAAGTATTTTGATGACGAAAAATCGTCTCCAAAAAACAGAACAATGCCGCCAGTGGGTGGGATTGAAAATGGGATGGACTTTGTACGGATTTACAAGGATGTTTTAAAGGTACTTAGAAAAAATAATCCTAAAAAAGTCGATTTCTATCAGGAAACCAGCTTTTCTGAGCTTGCCTTGAAGCGCATCAATTATTCTTTTTTTGCTAATACATTAAAATTGAATGATGATGAAATTAAGCTTTTTCTTGTTTTTTGCGAAAATGATCCTAAATCAAGGTTTTTGATGAAACCTAGTGAGGAATTTCAGTTGATTGATTTTTTGGTAACAAAGAATAAGGAATACAAAAGTGTCACTGCCCTTGAAAAATAA
- a CDS encoding DUF5916 domain-containing protein: MSKFHYLPLYFLILFNFSAFSQKKSLKAKSITESITVDGKIIEDAWKENTEVATNFIMFEPDNGKPINKDKKTEVKVLYDNDAIYISAILYDNEPEKIQKEITNRDVFGVSDHFSVSINGFNDGQQDFRFYVSAAGVQMDCLATKDNEDFTWDAIWDSKVAITNFGWVVEMKIPYAALRFSNTQKQIWGLNFMREIKRDVQKYTWNHVDTKIGAIIAQAGTLEGIENMKTATRLFFIPYTSAYYQEDDFASDRTFKAGLDIKYGINDSFTLDAILVPDFGQTRFDNAILNLEPFEQKLEENRPFFTEGTNLFNLGNLFYSRRIGGAPTTGPGLVTNEEITNYPSKVDLINAVKVSGRTENGLGIGFLNAVTEKTYAEILNNDTNESRKEVVEPLTNYNILVLDQRFRQNSSVSFINTNTTRNGSFRDANVSALLFDLSTKANTYNLYGDFKYSTINDIEDYNGFKAGLNFAKTSGRYRYLFTGRYLSENYDINDLGIIFYNNYHGASANVSYRILNPTTLFNKLKIEQELNFESQNTTGKTQEAWYKTIIKASTLKNHYVEFALVANPLEKFDFYEPRNYGSYVYIPRSVSSYLGIESNRNNPLTIDATISGAKFDEDGRITYGVAVRPKYRFNDKLSLEYTLDYTRKENDRGWVAFTNTDIIFAQRNREIAQHDFTGKYALSNKMTLNLTARYYWSYSENSKFFNLQQNGYLAQNDDYTLNKNRNFNSWNFDLSYSWWFAPGSELSILYRNYAQESTPDVEKSLNTNLKNVFNSNMTNIFSISLRYFIDYNSVKNKF, from the coding sequence ATGTCTAAATTTCACTATTTACCGTTATACTTTTTAATTTTATTTAATTTTTCCGCTTTTAGCCAAAAAAAGAGTTTAAAAGCGAAATCTATTACAGAAAGTATCACTGTTGACGGAAAAATAATTGAGGATGCCTGGAAGGAAAATACTGAAGTTGCTACCAATTTCATCATGTTTGAACCAGACAATGGCAAACCAATAAACAAAGATAAGAAAACAGAAGTAAAGGTATTGTACGACAACGACGCTATTTATATTTCGGCAATTTTATACGACAACGAACCTGAAAAAATCCAAAAAGAAATAACCAATCGCGATGTTTTTGGGGTATCAGATCATTTTTCAGTTTCCATAAACGGCTTTAATGATGGTCAGCAAGATTTTAGATTTTATGTTAGTGCTGCCGGAGTTCAGATGGATTGTTTAGCAACAAAAGACAATGAAGATTTCACTTGGGATGCAATCTGGGACAGTAAGGTTGCTATAACCAATTTTGGATGGGTTGTTGAGATGAAAATCCCTTACGCTGCTTTACGTTTTTCAAACACTCAGAAACAAATTTGGGGATTGAATTTCATGCGAGAAATAAAACGAGATGTGCAAAAGTACACTTGGAATCACGTCGATACTAAAATTGGTGCTATAATTGCCCAAGCAGGAACTCTTGAAGGTATTGAAAATATGAAAACCGCAACACGTCTTTTTTTCATTCCTTATACTTCTGCCTATTATCAAGAAGATGATTTTGCCTCTGACCGAACATTCAAAGCGGGTCTTGACATCAAATATGGCATCAATGATTCTTTTACCTTGGATGCGATTTTAGTTCCGGATTTTGGACAGACGCGATTCGACAATGCAATCTTGAATTTGGAACCTTTTGAACAAAAACTCGAAGAAAACCGACCTTTTTTTACCGAAGGAACCAATCTATTCAACTTAGGAAATTTATTTTATTCCCGAAGAATTGGTGGCGCCCCTACCACTGGACCTGGACTAGTAACAAATGAAGAAATCACCAACTATCCGAGCAAAGTTGATTTAATTAATGCGGTAAAAGTTTCTGGCCGAACAGAGAATGGTTTGGGAATTGGTTTCTTAAATGCCGTTACCGAGAAAACTTATGCCGAGATTCTGAACAACGACACAAACGAAAGCAGAAAAGAAGTCGTAGAACCCTTGACCAATTATAACATTTTAGTCTTAGACCAACGTTTTAGACAAAATTCTTCGGTTTCTTTTATCAACACAAACACCACACGTAACGGCAGTTTTAGAGATGCCAATGTTTCAGCCTTACTTTTTGATTTAAGCACCAAAGCCAATACTTATAATCTATATGGAGATTTCAAATACAGCACTATCAATGACATTGAAGATTACAATGGTTTTAAAGCGGGATTAAACTTCGCAAAAACTAGCGGGAGATACCGCTATCTTTTTACCGGAAGATACCTTTCTGAAAATTACGACATAAACGATCTAGGTATTATTTTTTACAACAATTACCACGGCGCTTCGGCCAATGTGAGCTATCGAATATTGAACCCTACTACTCTATTCAACAAATTAAAAATAGAACAGGAACTGAATTTTGAATCTCAAAATACAACAGGAAAAACACAAGAAGCCTGGTACAAAACCATAATAAAAGCAAGTACTTTAAAAAATCATTACGTTGAATTTGCATTGGTTGCAAATCCTCTTGAAAAGTTTGATTTTTACGAACCTCGTAATTATGGAAGTTACGTTTACATTCCCAGAAGTGTTTCCTCCTATTTAGGCATTGAATCTAACAGAAACAATCCCCTAACAATTGATGCCACCATCTCAGGAGCAAAGTTTGACGAAGATGGAAGAATCACCTATGGCGTTGCCGTTAGACCCAAATACAGATTCAATGACAAGCTCTCATTAGAATACACCTTAGATTATACCCGTAAAGAAAATGATCGAGGATGGGTCGCTTTCACAAATACCGATATTATTTTTGCCCAACGAAACAGGGAAATTGCCCAACATGATTTTACAGGAAAATATGCCTTGAGCAATAAAATGACCTTAAACCTTACCGCTCGTTATTATTGGTCTTATTCTGAAAACAGTAAATTCTTTAATTTACAACAAAATGGCTATCTAGCTCAAAACGACGACTACACTTTGAATAAAAACAGAAATTTCAATTCTTGGAATTTTGATTTATCCTACTCTTGGTGGTTTGCGCCCGGCAGCGAATTATCGATTTTGTACCGAAACTATGCACAAGAAAGCACCCCCGATGTCGAGAAAAGCTTAAACACCAATCTGAAAAATGTTTTCAACAGCAACATGACTAATATCTTTTCGATAAGTCTCCGCTATTTTATTGATTACAATTCCGTAAAAAACAAATTTTAA